From Candidatus Eremiobacterota bacterium, a single genomic window includes:
- a CDS encoding HNH endonuclease signature motif containing protein, protein MDTHETRLSSDMFLPDEEELLHLGESFSSQDYEDMLLLPEPYEIPSGTTCRPEHLIKITREGLIPEAERLTGDITFGSIDRDERAERIDFLLCEAVRGRLALDLALGGLLVTLKTKGVDQLGYRSMGTFATEHLSFSGRTASELMHNYELLKALPLTREAYLQGRIAKSALRFLSRVITPENESWWLAVAEERSLCGLEGEVKKALAEGKADEAPCSKESPCAEGRPADFTGGGKCDEPHGDESEGTMMYFSVSPSLALTWDFALSLFRDKEHYDGPMPGFVEALLANFLASGEAAPGLPALDAEGSRPIFSRVPLLRRWMGNRRISDPEEITGENGEGEAAESPWSSPWSIFFPSWLEEARPEKVTGASARAIAGRLIRAASIRQRLDVAAGMLLRAMDARQLHRLLGFEFIEDYAGERCGFSMAQTRQLIKLAEGFRRHSLTEDAFRKGVITREQARLILPVVDEKNESQWIAYAASVPTADLREEAGRVARILEYDCLVPHNYALLPGFRYVTDERFHDLPEEVQDIIRTGSWYTGPSLNPSWPLESDDEELVASRDRRFDVPWKYFSDVDELRAAEASKKIEKNSRLCAGLGNRSGSDHLYAGACNGKEEGHAGHGCENPMCPSHQSLEKARQLCTIPRGESPEEVFIRDILSSPDPSRALKGAMMIKFFLPRELQELWDLAAHTFLCRLAKTEGAGVASEGLLTGPEEKFLAALLADYLKTEGTLKKAAHHHKILKRDRFRCQTPGCRCRHNLHVHHIIRRSQGGTDDEWNLIVLCEACHLHLLHGLRTLTVKGRAPYDLTFTFGSLSEGTPFLVYEKGVLAGIFGTCRRDSLFSQ, encoded by the coding sequence ATGGATACACATGAGACCCGCTTGAGCTCCGATATGTTTCTCCCTGATGAAGAGGAGCTTCTTCACCTCGGTGAATCATTTTCTTCACAGGATTACGAAGATATGCTGCTCCTCCCCGAGCCTTACGAGATCCCTTCGGGAACCACATGCAGGCCGGAGCACTTGATCAAGATAACCAGGGAGGGCCTCATTCCCGAAGCGGAAAGGCTCACGGGGGACATCACCTTCGGCTCAATCGACAGGGATGAGCGGGCAGAGCGCATTGATTTTCTGCTCTGCGAGGCAGTCCGCGGCCGCCTGGCACTTGATCTTGCACTCGGCGGCCTTCTCGTCACTCTTAAAACGAAAGGGGTTGATCAGTTAGGATACCGCTCCATGGGGACCTTCGCCACGGAGCATCTCTCGTTCTCGGGGCGCACCGCGTCGGAGCTGATGCACAACTATGAGCTCCTCAAGGCGCTCCCCCTCACCCGGGAGGCCTATCTGCAGGGCAGGATCGCAAAAAGCGCTCTGAGATTTCTCTCGAGGGTCATCACGCCTGAGAACGAGTCCTGGTGGCTCGCCGTTGCAGAGGAGCGCTCCCTCTGCGGCCTTGAGGGGGAAGTGAAGAAGGCCCTCGCTGAAGGGAAGGCCGATGAGGCCCCCTGCTCCAAGGAAAGCCCGTGTGCTGAAGGCAGGCCTGCGGATTTCACGGGCGGCGGGAAGTGCGATGAGCCCCATGGCGATGAGTCCGAGGGCACGATGATGTACTTCAGCGTGTCGCCCTCACTTGCCCTCACCTGGGACTTCGCCCTCTCGCTCTTCAGGGACAAAGAGCACTATGACGGGCCCATGCCGGGCTTCGTCGAGGCGCTCCTTGCGAATTTCCTGGCCTCAGGGGAAGCCGCTCCCGGGCTTCCGGCCCTTGATGCCGAAGGGAGCCGCCCCATATTCTCCCGGGTGCCTCTCCTCCGGAGGTGGATGGGAAACCGTCGCATCAGCGATCCCGAAGAGATCACCGGGGAGAACGGCGAGGGAGAGGCCGCTGAATCTCCGTGGTCATCACCCTGGAGCATCTTCTTCCCGTCGTGGCTTGAAGAGGCCCGGCCGGAAAAAGTTACCGGGGCCTCCGCGAGGGCAATTGCAGGCCGCCTGATCAGGGCCGCCTCGATCCGCCAGAGGCTCGACGTGGCCGCGGGGATGCTCCTGCGGGCGATGGATGCGCGGCAGCTCCACCGCCTTCTCGGCTTTGAGTTCATCGAGGACTATGCCGGGGAGCGCTGCGGCTTCTCGATGGCCCAGACCCGCCAGCTCATAAAGCTTGCCGAGGGCTTCCGGCGCCACTCACTCACCGAAGACGCCTTCAGGAAAGGCGTCATCACCAGGGAGCAGGCGCGCCTCATTCTCCCCGTGGTGGACGAGAAAAATGAGTCACAGTGGATTGCCTACGCCGCGAGCGTGCCCACGGCGGACCTTCGGGAAGAGGCGGGGCGTGTCGCCCGGATCCTTGAATATGACTGCCTGGTCCCCCACAATTATGCGCTCCTTCCCGGCTTCCGCTACGTCACCGACGAAAGGTTTCACGACCTGCCGGAGGAGGTGCAGGACATCATAAGGACTGGGTCCTGGTACACAGGCCCTTCCCTCAATCCTTCGTGGCCTCTTGAGTCAGACGACGAGGAACTCGTCGCTTCCCGCGACAGGCGCTTTGATGTGCCCTGGAAGTATTTCAGCGATGTCGATGAGCTGCGCGCCGCCGAGGCATCCAAGAAAATTGAAAAAAACTCCAGGCTGTGTGCGGGCCTCGGAAATCGGTCGGGGAGCGATCATCTCTATGCGGGGGCATGCAATGGGAAAGAGGAGGGGCACGCAGGGCATGGATGCGAAAATCCAATGTGTCCGAGTCATCAATCACTGGAAAAAGCCCGGCAGCTCTGCACCATCCCCCGGGGCGAGAGTCCCGAGGAGGTCTTTATCAGGGACATCCTCTCTTCGCCAGACCCCTCCCGGGCATTGAAGGGCGCCATGATGATAAAGTTCTTCCTCCCCCGGGAGCTCCAGGAGCTCTGGGACCTCGCGGCCCATACCTTTCTCTGCCGCCTTGCCAAGACAGAGGGCGCCGGCGTGGCCTCCGAGGGGCTGCTGACGGGCCCCGAAGAGAAATTCCTTGCAGCCCTCCTCGCCGATTATCTCAAGACCGAGGGAACCTTGAAAAAAGCGGCCCATCATCACAAAATCCTGAAGCGCGACCGGTTCCGCTGCCAGACCCCCGGCTGCCGCTGCCGCCATAACCTCCACGTGCATCACATCATCAGGCGCTCCCAGGGCGGCACTGATGACGAGTGGAACCTCATCGTGCTCTGCGAGGCCTGCCACCTCCATCTCCTCCATGGCCTGCGGACCCTCACCGTGAAGGGCAGGGCGCCCTATGATCTTACCTTCACCTTCGGCTCCCTCTCGGAAGGCACTCCTTTCCTGGTCTATGAAAAGGGAGTCTTGGCGGGGATCTTCGGCACCTGTCGCCGGGATTCATTGTTTTCTCAATAG
- a CDS encoding type II toxin-antitoxin system Phd/YefM family antitoxin, giving the protein MKISKDIKPITYLKSRASDLSRQINETHRPVLITQNGELRAVFQDPESYENMCNAIGLLKLICQGEDDVAKGRFTPQDEVIAAIEKTMNPGDRCRRSPPRLPFHRPGKECLPRGSRR; this is encoded by the coding sequence ATGAAAATCTCAAAGGACATCAAGCCCATAACCTATCTCAAATCCAGAGCATCGGATCTTTCAAGGCAGATAAACGAGACACACCGCCCGGTATTGATTACTCAGAACGGAGAGCTGAGGGCAGTGTTTCAGGATCCCGAGAGCTATGAAAACATGTGCAATGCCATAGGGCTTTTGAAGCTGATCTGCCAGGGTGAGGATGACGTGGCAAAAGGCCGCTTCACGCCACAGGACGAGGTCATTGCCGCTATTGAGAAAACAATGAATCCCGGCGACAGGTGCCGAAGATCCCCGCCAAGACTCCCTTTTCATAGACCAGGAAAGGAGTGCCTTCCGAGAGGGAGCCGAAGGTGA